The following DNA comes from Candidatus Desulfatibia profunda.
CATTCAAGTGATAGTTCCCTGAGAGTTTTTTCCGGATCCATTCAAAAACAACATGAACCGGTATGGCCGCAACAATCCAGTCGGGACCACCGGACTGGTTTAACTGTTCAAACAAATAATCAATTCCATCCATGCAGACGACTTTGAACGATTGTGTGTTCAGGCGTCTGCAAACATCAATGTTTTTTTCCACAACGGTTATCGCGGCCCCGGGGGTTTTCCGGCGCAGTTTTTCAGCCGCCTTCAGCCCGAACCGGCCGCCACCGATGATCCATATGCTGTTGATCTGCATTTTTATGTTTATTTCAGACGTTAAATAATTTGAGTTAAATGGCCTTGTGTTTCAGCGGAATGGATAATCTTTTTTAAAGCGTATGCTGTTTGAGTGTCTTTGCTCTATTTGCCGTATTCGTTTTGATTCTAATTTTAATGCTTGCCGCTTGTCAAACCGCATTTCATCTGGTAATTATTTCCCATGGTTAATGCACATGATGATCCGGTCATAATCCTTGCCTCCAAATCCCCGCGGCGCAAGTATCTGTTAAGGCAGGCCGGGCTTTCGTTTCGGGTAGTTCCAAGCAGCATCGACGAAACGTCCGTTTCGATGTCATCGCCCGAAACCTATGTGAGAGTTCTGTCTGAGGCCAAGGCCCATAACGTTGCCGAAAAGTTTCCGGACAAGTGGGTAATCGGAGCCGACACCATCGTCCTCAAAGACGGCACCGTGCTTGGCAAGCCCGGATCACAGACAGAAGCCCGCGCCATGTTAAAAAGGCTTAGCGGACAGACCCACCAGGTTCTGACCGGTTATGCCATCTGCTGCCGGGCTCAAGAAAGATCTTTTTCCGAAACCATCAAAACCGATGTGCTTTTCAAAACCCTGACCGACGAGGAGATCGAGTGGTACATTCATACCAATGAGCCTTTTGACAAAGCCGGCGCCTATGCCATTCAGGGGCTGGGAACCTTTTTGGTAAAACGCATCAATGGTTCCTATACCAATGTTGTCGGACTGCCGGTGTGTGAAGTAATCGAGTTTCTGATCAAAGAGAGGGTCATAGGATTAGATGTGAAAAATAGAAGCCATCGTTATGAAATGGAGTGATCGTTCGGCCACAAAGACACTAAGTACATGTATTCATAAATACGGTAACGTATTAAATTTTGGTTTCAGGTTTCAGGTGTCAGGAATGGGAATCGCTTTAGCCGAAACCTGACACCTAACACCTGATATGTATCACTATAGTATGCAATGCTTCACCGAAGTTACGAATTAGAGCACTAAGACAGCGAGATTATAAATTACTTTACGTTGTGCCTTAGTGGCCGAGCTGTTAAGAAATGGAAAATGTTCAAGAATTGAAAACGCGACTGCAATCCATCAGAACGCGCATTGAAAAAGCCGCCAAAGGCTGTGGTCGCAATCCCGAAAGCGTCCGGCTGGTTGCGGTTATTAAAACCGTTCCGATCCATCGGGTCCGGGAAGCGATCGAAGCCGGTGTGACGATCTTAGGTGTAAATTATGTCCAGGAAGCCCGAACCAAAATGAGCGAGCTTGCGGCCCATCCGATATCGTGGCATTTTATCGGACACCTTCAATCCAACAAGGCCAAGGTCGCTGTCCGGCTCTTTGATCTGATCCATTCCGTCGATACGCTCAAGCTGGCACGCGAATTGAACAAACACGCCGGAAATATTAATAAAATTCAGGAAATCCTCGTGCAGGTCAATATTGGTGAAGAAGCTGCAAAATCAGGCGTAGCGCTCCAAGATACCCAACAACTGCTTGAGCATATCAGCGCTCTTGACCATCTTGCAGTCAAAGGACTGATGAGCATGCCCCCTTTTTTTAATGATCCTGAAAAGGTGCGCCCCTTTTTTTCAGCCCTGCGCGAACTCAGAGACCGTCTTGGGCAACACTTGCCCCATGTCACTTTGAATGAGCTTTCCATGGGCATGACCGGCGATTTTGAAGTTGCCGTCAAAGAAGGTGCAACCCTTGTTCGCATTGGAACCGCTATTTTTGGGGAAAGAAAATGAATATTCTGCTGCATATCTGCTGCGCCCCATGCGTCATATACCCGCTCAAAATTCTTCGAAAAGAAGGCTTGGAGGTCATGGGGTTCTTTTACCGACACAACATCCATCCCTTCACGGAGTGCTTAAAACGGCAGGAAGCTCTGGAATCGTATGCCCAAATGACCAACCTGCGCGTCATTTACCAGGAAGGCTATGACCTGGAAGGTTTTATTCAGAAAATAGCCTTCAGGGAATCGACCCGATGCGCAATTTGCTATCACGAGCGCCTCAAAACAACAGCCCTGATGGCCAAGCGCGGCAAATTTGATTATTTTTCGACCACCCTTTTATACAGCAAATTTCAAAAACACAACGACATCAAGTCCATTGGTGAAGCCGTCGGCAAAACCGTCGGTATTTCATTTTACTATCATGATTTTCAAGAAGGCTGGAAAGAGGGCGTCGAAACGTCAAAAAGCCTTGGAATGTATCGCCAGCAATACTGCGGCTGCATTTACAGCGAAAAAGAAAGGTATTTTAAATCTTAGTTTAATGTTTAGCAATTTTATATACTTCATCATCGTACTTCTGATTTACAGCACCTACCAGCCTTCGGAAAATACCAATTTTACGGCCCTGGAAACCCTTTTTCTGTTTGTTTCTCTTATTATCGTTTTTGCCGGGGTTACCTGGGTTCAGTTCCACAGAATTGAAAAGCAGATCGCAACGGAAAGCTTTGCAAAACTCGACCATAAATTCCATGCCGCCTTAACCCGCCAGTCCGTAATGGCCATCGTGCTTTTTTCGCTGGATATTTATGGGCTGAACCTGGTTTCATTTACGTTAAACCTGCCCTTTCTTTCCATGATTCCAACACTGCGGGCACTCCTTTTTTTAGGACTTTTCGTGTTCTACCTGGCGATTGTGTGGGCCTTTGCCCACGCCCCCTATCAAAGGCTTTACACGACCGACTTGTCGAAAGAGTCCTACATCCGGTCCAACATTTCATTTTCGGTCCCGGTGCTGCTGCCCTGGCTGCTGCTTTCCGGGATTGCCGACATCATCAATGCCCTGCCGTTTCAACTGCCCAAACGCTTGCTGGCCACTACCGAAGGCCAGGTGCTGTATTTCATGTTTTTCCTTATGGCGATCGCCATGATCGGCCCGCTGATGATCCAGAAATTCTGGAGATGCAAACCCCTGGAAACCGGGTATGTTCGGGAACGAATCGAAAACGTCTGTCGCCGGGCAGACTTGGAATATGCCAACATTCTGTACTGGCCCATCTTCGGCGGCCGAATGATTACGGCCGGTGTGATGGGCCTGGTTAAAAAATTCCGTTACATCCTTGTTACCGGCGCTTTCATCCGTTTCCTGGAACCCGAAGAGATTGATGCCGTCATTGCCCATGAAATCGGACACATCAAAAAAAAGCACCTCTGGTTTTATCTGGTGTTTTTTGTCGGCTACATGCTGATTTCTTACGCCACCTTTGACCTGTTAGTCTATGCGGTGCTTTATGCCGAACCGCTGTACCGGTTTATCAGCCGTCCCGGTCTGAATCAGACCACGGTGACCTCGACCATTTTCAGCCTTGCCATTATCGTGATCTTTCTGATCTATTTTCGTTTTATTTTCGGGTATTTTATGCGAAATTTCGAGCGTCAGGCCGACACTTACGTATATGCACTTTTCGACAGCGCCGGGCCGCTGATCTCGACTCTTGAAAAAATAGTTCTAACCAGCGGACAGCCGGCCGACAGGCCCAACTGGCATCACTACAGCATTAAAAAACGAATCGATTACCTGAAACAGTGTGAAGCCGATAAAACCTGGATCAGCCGCCATGACTGGAAAATCAAAAAAAGCATTGCCGTTTATCTGGCGGGAATACTGTTCATCGGCGCCATGGGATATCACCTGAATTACAGTGAAGCCGGCAAGCGCTTGAACACGCATTTTTTCGAAACGATCATACAAAGAGAGATTGAAAAGACACCTGAAAACTCGGATCTATACAGCATCCTGGGAGATCTGTATTACAGCAACCGCAACTATGCCCAAACCATTGAAGCCTACGAACGGGCGATCAGGCTAAAGCCCGATAACCCCAAGGCGTTGAACAACCTGGCTTGGCTTTTGGCTACCTGTGAAGATAAACGCTTCCTTGATCCCGGGCGCGCGCTCGATCTTGCCCAAAAAGCTGCGGAGCTTGAAAAAGCTCCGCATATCCTGGATACCCTTGCTGAAAGCTACTATGTGAACGGAATGTATGCAGCAGCGGTCGCAACCGAAATGCAGGCCCTTGACCTGGTCACAATGAATCGTTCCTATTACAAGAAACAGTTGAAAAAATTTACGGATGCCGCCAATAAAGCCCGCCCGATGACGGCGGCTATTCGATACAGACCTTCCTTACGTTCTTAAGGTCAACCAGGCCGCTGAAGATCTTTGAAATGCCGTCCTGCTTGAGAGTCGTCATGCCGTCCTTTAAGGCCTGGGCCTTTATTTCCTCCATCGGCTTGGCAAGCTGGATCAGCTTTTTCATGGGGTCCGTTCCCATAAGCAGCTCGTGGATGCCGCACCGGCCGGCATTCCCGCTGTTGTTGCACTTTGCGCATCCCGCCGGCTTGTTGAAGGTCAAGTCGTCGGTGTAAGGAATGTTCAGTAACCTTTCGAACTTTTCAGGCCCGCCATATTCCCGAACCAGCTCGTCATACTCCTCTTTGGCGGGGTGATAGGGTTCCTTGCATTTTTTACACAAAGTCCGTGCCAGGCGCTGGGCCAGGATACCCAAAATGGCATCCGAAAAATTGAACGGATCCATCCCCATGTCCAGCAGCCGGGTAATACTCTCCGGAGCGCTGTTGGTATGCAGAGTGGAAAAGACCAGGTGGCCGGTCAGGGATGCTTCGATGCCGATGGATGTGGTTTCCTTGTCACGCATCTCACCGACCATGATCACATCCGGGTCCGCCCGCAAAAATGCCCGCATGGCCATGGCAAAATCGAATCCGATCTTTTTCTGGACCTGGACCTGTCTCAATCCCCGCTGGGTAATTTCCACGGGGTCTTCGGCCGTCCAGATCTTGGTGTCGACTTTATTGATATACCCCAGGGCCGAATGCAGCGTGGTCGTTTTACCCGAACCGGTGGGACCGCACACGAAAACGATGCCGTACGGCTTGGTGATGATACTGACAAAATTATCATAATTTCTTTGTGAGAAGCCCATTTTGTCAAGGGGAATCGGTTCTCCGGCCGCCAGGATCCGCATGACTACATCCTCCATGCCCCCTTGAGTCGGAACCGTCGCCACCCGGAGTTCAATGTCCAGGCCGCCGTATTTTTTAAACTTGATCTTGCCGTCCTGGGGTTTGCGGCGTTCGGCGAT
Coding sequences within:
- a CDS encoding M48 family metalloprotease, yielding MFSNFIYFIIVLLIYSTYQPSENTNFTALETLFLFVSLIIVFAGVTWVQFHRIEKQIATESFAKLDHKFHAALTRQSVMAIVLFSLDIYGLNLVSFTLNLPFLSMIPTLRALLFLGLFVFYLAIVWAFAHAPYQRLYTTDLSKESYIRSNISFSVPVLLPWLLLSGIADIINALPFQLPKRLLATTEGQVLYFMFFLMAIAMIGPLMIQKFWRCKPLETGYVRERIENVCRRADLEYANILYWPIFGGRMITAGVMGLVKKFRYILVTGAFIRFLEPEEIDAVIAHEIGHIKKKHLWFYLVFFVGYMLISYATFDLLVYAVLYAEPLYRFISRPGLNQTTVTSTIFSLAIIVIFLIYFRFIFGYFMRNFERQADTYVYALFDSAGPLISTLEKIVLTSGQPADRPNWHHYSIKKRIDYLKQCEADKTWISRHDWKIKKSIAVYLAGILFIGAMGYHLNYSEAGKRLNTHFFETIIQREIEKTPENSDLYSILGDLYYSNRNYAQTIEAYERAIRLKPDNPKALNNLAWLLATCEDKRFLDPGRALDLAQKAAELEKAPHILDTLAESYYVNGMYAAAVATEMQALDLVTMNRSYYKKQLKKFTDAANKARPMTAAIRYRPSLRS
- the maf gene encoding septum formation inhibitor Maf codes for the protein MVNAHDDPVIILASKSPRRKYLLRQAGLSFRVVPSSIDETSVSMSSPETYVRVLSEAKAHNVAEKFPDKWVIGADTIVLKDGTVLGKPGSQTEARAMLKRLSGQTHQVLTGYAICCRAQERSFSETIKTDVLFKTLTDEEIEWYIHTNEPFDKAGAYAIQGLGTFLVKRINGSYTNVVGLPVCEVIEFLIKERVIGLDVKNRSHRYEME
- a CDS encoding YggS family pyridoxal phosphate-dependent enzyme; this translates as MENVQELKTRLQSIRTRIEKAAKGCGRNPESVRLVAVIKTVPIHRVREAIEAGVTILGVNYVQEARTKMSELAAHPISWHFIGHLQSNKAKVAVRLFDLIHSVDTLKLARELNKHAGNINKIQEILVQVNIGEEAAKSGVALQDTQQLLEHISALDHLAVKGLMSMPPFFNDPEKVRPFFSALRELRDRLGQHLPHVTLNELSMGMTGDFEVAVKEGATLVRIGTAIFGERK
- a CDS encoding epoxyqueuosine reductase QueH; this encodes MNILLHICCAPCVIYPLKILRKEGLEVMGFFYRHNIHPFTECLKRQEALESYAQMTNLRVIYQEGYDLEGFIQKIAFRESTRCAICYHERLKTTALMAKRGKFDYFSTTLLYSKFQKHNDIKSIGEAVGKTVGISFYYHDFQEGWKEGVETSKSLGMYRQQYCGCIYSEKERYFKS
- a CDS encoding NAD-binding protein, with protein sequence MQINSIWIIGGGRFGLKAAEKLRRKTPGAAITVVEKNIDVCRRLNTQSFKVVCMDGIDYLFEQLNQSGGPDWIVAAIPVHVVFEWIRKKLSGNYHLN